One segment of Neodiprion fabricii isolate iyNeoFabr1 chromosome 1, iyNeoFabr1.1, whole genome shotgun sequence DNA contains the following:
- the LOC124182949 gene encoding glucose dehydrogenase [FAD, quinone]-like — translation MTYSFSPPSTCNVSLPGPTFQNLCNASAILVFMSLLDEFTSVDEKVSGICERITSIKEPADVYDYIVIGGGGAGSVVAARLSEVQNVTVLVLEAGDDESAVAQIPSLTLDLIGSEIDWNYDTSNETNCCMSTNGSCSWSGGRSLGGSTVITGMTYARGNPTDFDNWAAIGNEGWSYKDVLPFFLKSEDNGEIDRVGSEYHATGGPLSVERFPYQHPLGYTILQAAIQSGFGVSNDLNGEKRTGFSIPQATQKKGVRRSSARAFLWPARNRKNLHVSLNSYVTKVVVENDRAVGVEYYKNGDLKTVKVNREVILSSGAIKTPHILLHSGIGPKDHLTSFGIDVVKDLPGVGMNLHDQPGFSIPFTVNEPDVYYNNWATATEYLAFQTGPLSSATPIEITSALASNETTDDHPDIQIYPTISPTNCAPGEIDALQSTGKQTITFTTTYTHVKSRGRISLASNDPFQDPIIWANYLDDDRDVNGLLQGIEHILSLADTEAFKAQNFTMAATVIEACSNFTFPSFEYWACAVRQDTVPQFHQVGSCKMGPSSDPLAVVDSQLRVHGITGLRVADASIMPQVTSANVGAPTIMIGERAADFIKKAMYSTDCSKNLKL, via the exons ATGACGTACAGCTTCAGCCCGCCGAGTACCTGCAACGTGTCCCTACCGGGACCGACTTTTCAAAACCTCTGCAATGCTTCGGCAATATTGGTCTTCATGTCCCTTCTGGATGAGTTCACGAGTGTCGATGAAAAGGTTTCCGGTATATGCGAACGAATCACATCAATAAAAGAACCTGCCGACGTGTACGACTACATTGTAATTGGCG GTGGAGGTGCGGGTTCCGTGGTGGCCGCCAGACTGAGCGAAGTGCAAAACGTAACAGTCCTGGTTCTGGAAGCTGGTGACGACGAGTCAGCAGTCGCGCAAATTCCTAGCCTTACTCTGGATTTGATAG GATCCGAAATCGATTGGAATTATGACACGTCAAACGAGACCAATTGCTGCATGTCTACAAATGGCTCCTGCTCCTGGTCAGGGGGGAGATCTCTCGGGGGTAGCACGGTCATCACGGGAATGACATACGCGCGAGGCAATCCTACCGACTTCGACAACTGGGCTGCAATAGGCAATGAGGGATGGTCGTACAAGGACGTGCTACCGTTTTTCCTAAAGTCGGAAGACAACGGTGAAATCGATCGAGTCGGAAGCGAGTACCATGCGACAGGTGGACCGCTTTCGGTCGAGAGATTTCCCTACCAACATCCCCTTGGTTACACCATATTACAAGCAGCCATTCAGTCAGGGTTTGGCGTAAGCAACGACCTGAACGGCGAGAAAAGAACCGGTTTCTCGATCCCGCAGGCAACACAAAAAAAAGGAGTTAGACGTAGTAGCGCAAGGGCATTTTTGTGGCCGGCTAGAAATCGCAAGAATCTCCACGTGTCTCTGAACTCTTACGTGACTAAGGTCGTCGTTGAGAATGATCGAGCGGTCGGTGTCGAGTATTACAAG AACGGGGATCTGAAGACGGTGAAGGTAAACCGAGAAGTCATCCTGTCTTCAGGTGCTATCAAGACACCACATATTTTACTCCATTCCGGCATCGGGCCGAAAGATCATCTGACATCGTTCGGCATCGATGTTGTCAAGGACTTGCCTGGCGTCGGGATGAATCTTCATGACCAGCCGGGCTTCTCCATCCCATTTACCGTGAACGAACCCGACGTCTACTATAACAACTGGGCCACCGCCACTGAGTATTTGGCTTTTCAGACAGGTCCCTTGTCCAGTGCTACACCTATCGAGATCACGAGCGCATTGGCGAGTAACGAAACGACGGACGACCACCCGGACATCCAGATCTACCCCACTATCAGCCCCACGAACTGTGCACCGGGTGAAATCGATGCTTTACAGAGCACGGGAAAACAAACCATCACTTTTACAACGACATACACGCACGTCAAGAGTAGAG GACGAATCAGCCTAGCTTCGAACGATCCTTTTCAGGACCCAATTATATGGGCTAATTACTTGGACGATGATAGGGACGTGAATGGTCTTCTTCAAGGCATAGAACATATCTTGAGCTTGGCGGATACTGAGGCCTTCAAAGCTCAAAACTTCACCATGGCCGCCACAGTGATCGAGGCTTGCTCCAACTTCACTTTTCCCAGCTTTGAGTATTGGGCCTGTGCAGTGCGACAAGATACTGTTCCTCAGTTTCACCAGGTTGGTAGCTGTAAGATGGGACCATCATCCGACCCGTTAGCAGTGGTTGACTCCCAGTTACGAGTTCATGGTATAACCGGTCTTCGAGTTGCAGATGCCTCCATTATGCCTCAG GTGACCTCGGCCAATGTTGGGGCGCCAACCATCATGATTGGAGAACGTGCCGCCGATTTTATCAAGAAAGCTATGTATTCGACCGATTGCTCGAAGAACCTGAAGCTCTAG